A genomic region of Pseudomonas sp. RSB 5.4 contains the following coding sequences:
- a CDS encoding MbcA/ParS/Xre antitoxin family protein yields MPSAKVPRLTGVKRAEGKPVDLLVRGQNIGDDAFLIVQLTDEGFELNDVVNMLSTSELYLQGDMVKRITGKSVRTVRRLLKEGKTVRLDPQQSVVAYQYALVLEKAIHAFGRQSRAEEWLRKPSTYLSGRVPMEFIRHSLGFQMVEQYLGQLIYGVYP; encoded by the coding sequence ATGCCCAGCGCAAAGGTACCCCGGCTTACCGGAGTGAAGAGGGCCGAGGGCAAACCGGTCGACTTGCTCGTACGTGGTCAGAACATAGGTGACGATGCCTTTCTGATCGTTCAACTTACCGACGAAGGTTTTGAGCTGAACGATGTCGTCAACATGCTTTCAACCTCTGAACTGTATCTGCAAGGCGATATGGTCAAACGTATCACCGGCAAGTCGGTCAGAACCGTACGGCGATTACTGAAGGAAGGTAAAACGGTGCGGCTTGATCCCCAGCAGAGCGTCGTCGCCTACCAATATGCTCTGGTCCTGGAAAAGGCCATTCACGCCTTTGGGAGGCAGTCACGGGCCGAAGAGTGGCTGCGCAAACCCAGCACCTACCTGAGCGGTCGCGTGCCAATGGAGTTTATCCGGCACTCACTGGGGTTTCAGATGGTGGAACAATATCTGGGGCAGCTGATATACGGGGTTTACCCATGA
- a CDS encoding FecR family protein, whose amino-acid sequence MRPDEAVIDEAAQWMALLQSGEASAGERAAFEAWRAADPRHQRIIEQMGGGLNLLRNPTLRGLPRNSLLHSLNAPSSRRRFLSGSLSVLGIAVLAGLLGRRYGWLPEAGELATGTGERRDFTLEDGSALSLNARTRVVTQFDAVQRLLALRTGELLVDVARDPARPFVVETEHGRMRALGTKFLVQQNDDFTRLVMLHSQVEVVTAGGARQVVEAGESLRFNAQDILALERSTGQESAWVQGRLEVRDRPLSEVIDGLRPYRRGILHLSPEVAGLRLSGLYPLDDSDRTLQLLERSLPIHVTWHNPYWVSIGARL is encoded by the coding sequence ATGAGGCCGGACGAAGCGGTGATCGATGAGGCGGCGCAGTGGATGGCACTGTTGCAGTCCGGCGAGGCCAGCGCAGGCGAGCGTGCCGCGTTCGAAGCGTGGCGCGCGGCCGACCCAAGGCACCAGCGGATCATCGAGCAAATGGGCGGCGGCCTGAACCTGCTGCGTAATCCGACCTTGCGCGGGCTGCCGCGTAACAGCCTGCTGCACAGCCTGAACGCGCCGTCGAGTCGACGGCGCTTTCTCAGCGGCAGCTTGAGTGTGCTCGGCATCGCGGTGCTGGCCGGGTTGCTCGGGCGTCGCTATGGCTGGCTGCCGGAAGCCGGTGAACTGGCGACCGGCACCGGCGAACGACGCGATTTCACCCTGGAGGATGGCAGTGCGCTGAGCCTGAATGCGCGGACGCGCGTAGTGACGCAATTCGATGCGGTTCAGCGCTTGTTGGCATTGCGTACGGGCGAGTTGTTGGTGGATGTCGCCAGGGATCCTGCGCGGCCATTCGTGGTCGAGACTGAGCACGGTCGGATGCGTGCGCTGGGGACGAAATTCCTCGTGCAACAAAACGATGATTTCACCCGCCTGGTGATGCTGCACTCGCAGGTCGAAGTGGTTACCGCCGGCGGTGCGCGGCAAGTGGTGGAGGCGGGGGAGAGTCTGCGGTTCAACGCACAGGACATTCTGGCTCTGGAGCGCAGTACAGGGCAGGAAAGCGCCTGGGTACAAGGTCGCCTGGAAGTGCGCGACCGACCGTTGAGCGAAGTGATCGACGGCCTGCGCCCGTACCGACGCGGCATCCTGCACCTGAGCCCCGAAGTGGCCGGTCTGCGTCTGAGCGGCCTCTATCCGCTGGACGATAGCGACCGCACCCTGCAACTGCTGGAGCGCTCGCTGCCGATCCACGTCACCTGGCACAACCCGTACTGGGTCAGCATCGGCGCACGGTTATAG
- a CDS encoding TonB-dependent receptor — MISFKQQLPRLTLAAALAMGLGPTVVHAQDSAAQVYTFDIASGPLDEVLLDISRQTGVPISFSQNLVQGKRSSAVRGALGGRQAVEKALLGSGLQVEQSAQGLSVREGEANTPVAAKVSAVAPATSADYRMEKVTVTGSRIARAQSDGATPVNVITHEEMEARGYKNVYDALATQTQNTGMTQGEDYGNTWQPAASAINLRGLGPNHTLVLINGRRVADYPTPYDGKVNFTNLANIPSAVIERIEILSSGASAIYGSDAIAGVVNIILKKQINGIDVNLKGGTSERGGGDNQRLQISGGGSWGDFDGLFGLELTNRDPIWADDRGFMQSGPLADVGYRRDLSNNRYLGPGCGAYQGTFDNKLLNNGGRCRTDQMYNDYWTIQTQKENYDGYTRGTWHFSDSGQVFADLMYGLDHIQNNTRGPTFTSPDFINRNSGNLERWYRRYGEEEIGGRTSNNSKWTDTSWTGTLGLSDKIADTGWNYDLAANRSEYRSVRTTRYTPLSSIQDFYLGPQLGTRNGYPVFSPDASRLDRPLTPQEWDQFRSNLTQNSKSVSTSYNASVNGDLFDLPAGPVGFAGVLEAGKQEYRVDPDDGLNDGTFYGVSPAQSSGGSRKRYAAGGEFSIPLTDTVLATAAGRWDQYKFSGRSEQQKTYNLGLEWRPVTSLLLRGSYGTSFRAPDLNYIYQSDSNGYYPAQIDYYGCSQGVQGACDRGRVDYTQSGTPDLESERGKSWTYGFVWSPSRNFDFSTDFWRVEIDDLLTTVDENRLLQQENECRNGTQDINSANCQSTLARIDRNPGNAAIDPNQLQRVRVNAINAASERVSGLDFKSNIRWGAGQYGAFSSALGYTLVLSHFYKESDEAPTQDWRTSRTNYDWRSKVNASLTWDYQKATATLMGIRYGSVTNGAGDGRLSPWTVFNASARYKLNDRASVGLTVNNVLNQIKHDDSAGWPYYPTGNYDPYGRQWWLDVSYHFGS; from the coding sequence ATGATTTCATTCAAACAACAATTACCGCGCCTGACCCTCGCCGCCGCACTGGCGATGGGGCTCGGACCGACAGTGGTTCATGCGCAGGATTCTGCCGCCCAGGTGTACACCTTCGACATCGCCAGCGGCCCGCTCGATGAGGTCCTGCTGGACATCTCGCGTCAGACCGGCGTCCCGATCTCGTTCAGCCAGAATCTGGTGCAAGGCAAGCGCAGCAGTGCGGTGCGCGGTGCGTTGGGTGGACGTCAGGCAGTCGAGAAGGCGTTGCTTGGCAGCGGCCTGCAAGTCGAGCAGAGCGCCCAGGGCCTGAGTGTGCGCGAAGGCGAGGCGAACACGCCGGTGGCGGCCAAAGTCAGCGCCGTGGCCCCAGCGACCAGCGCCGATTACCGCATGGAAAAAGTCACCGTCACCGGCTCGCGGATCGCTCGCGCGCAAAGCGATGGCGCGACCCCGGTCAACGTCATCACTCACGAAGAGATGGAAGCGCGCGGCTACAAGAACGTCTACGACGCCCTGGCGACCCAGACGCAAAACACCGGCATGACCCAGGGCGAAGACTATGGCAACACCTGGCAGCCGGCGGCCAGTGCGATCAACCTGCGCGGACTCGGCCCCAATCACACACTGGTGCTGATCAACGGCCGACGCGTCGCCGATTACCCGACGCCGTACGACGGCAAGGTCAACTTCACCAACCTGGCGAACATTCCCTCGGCGGTCATCGAACGCATCGAAATTCTCAGCAGCGGCGCCTCGGCGATCTACGGTTCGGACGCGATTGCCGGGGTGGTCAACATCATCCTCAAGAAGCAGATCAATGGCATCGACGTCAACCTCAAGGGCGGCACCAGCGAGCGTGGCGGTGGCGACAATCAGCGCCTGCAAATCAGCGGCGGCGGCAGTTGGGGCGACTTCGACGGCTTGTTCGGCCTGGAACTGACCAACCGCGATCCGATCTGGGCCGACGACCGAGGCTTCATGCAGAGTGGCCCGCTGGCGGACGTCGGTTACCGTCGCGACCTGAGCAACAACCGCTACCTCGGCCCCGGCTGCGGCGCCTATCAAGGCACTTTCGATAACAAGCTGTTGAACAACGGTGGGCGCTGCCGCACCGATCAGATGTACAACGATTACTGGACCATTCAGACGCAAAAGGAAAACTACGACGGCTACACCCGCGGCACCTGGCACTTCAGCGATAGCGGCCAGGTGTTTGCCGACCTGATGTATGGCCTCGATCACATCCAGAACAACACCCGTGGCCCGACTTTTACTTCGCCGGACTTCATCAACCGGAACAGCGGCAATCTTGAGCGCTGGTATCGCCGTTACGGTGAAGAGGAAATCGGTGGCCGTACCAGCAACAACAGCAAGTGGACCGACACGTCGTGGACCGGCACCCTCGGCCTCTCGGACAAGATCGCCGACACTGGCTGGAACTACGATCTGGCCGCCAACCGCTCGGAATACCGCAGCGTCAGAACCACGCGCTACACACCGCTGTCATCGATTCAGGATTTCTACCTCGGCCCGCAATTGGGCACACGTAACGGTTACCCGGTGTTCTCTCCCGATGCCTCGCGTCTCGATCGCCCACTGACGCCACAGGAATGGGATCAGTTTCGCAGCAACCTGACCCAGAACAGCAAGTCGGTTTCCACCAGCTACAACGCCTCGGTCAATGGCGATCTGTTTGACTTGCCGGCCGGCCCGGTCGGATTTGCCGGTGTGCTGGAGGCGGGCAAGCAGGAATATCGCGTCGACCCGGACGACGGTCTGAATGACGGCACTTTCTATGGCGTGAGCCCGGCACAAAGCTCCGGCGGTTCGCGCAAGCGCTATGCGGCCGGTGGCGAGTTCAGCATTCCGCTGACTGACACCGTGCTGGCCACCGCCGCCGGGCGTTGGGACCAATACAAATTCAGTGGCCGCAGCGAGCAGCAGAAGACCTATAACCTTGGGCTTGAATGGCGTCCGGTCACCAGCCTGTTGCTGCGCGGCAGCTATGGCACCAGTTTCCGCGCACCGGATCTGAACTACATCTATCAGTCCGACAGCAACGGTTACTACCCGGCGCAGATCGACTACTACGGTTGCAGCCAGGGTGTGCAGGGTGCGTGTGATCGCGGGCGGGTCGACTACACCCAGAGCGGTACCCCGGACCTTGAGTCCGAACGCGGTAAATCCTGGACCTATGGTTTTGTCTGGTCACCGTCGCGCAATTTCGATTTCTCCACCGATTTCTGGCGTGTAGAGATCGACGACCTGCTGACCACCGTCGACGAAAACCGCCTGCTGCAACAAGAGAACGAATGCCGCAACGGCACCCAGGACATCAACTCGGCCAACTGCCAGTCGACCCTGGCGCGCATCGACCGCAACCCGGGCAATGCCGCTATCGATCCCAACCAGTTGCAACGGGTGCGAGTCAATGCGATCAATGCCGCCAGCGAGCGGGTCAGCGGTCTGGACTTCAAGAGCAACATTCGTTGGGGGGCCGGCCAGTACGGCGCATTCAGCTCGGCGCTGGGCTACACCCTGGTGCTGTCGCATTTCTACAAGGAGTCCGACGAGGCGCCGACTCAGGACTGGCGCACTTCGCGAACCAACTACGACTGGCGCAGCAAGGTCAACGCCAGTCTGACCTGGGATTACCAGAAAGCCACGGCGACGCTGATGGGCATTCGCTATGGCTCGGTGACCAACGGCGCGGGCGACGGGCGTCTGTCGCCATGGACGGTGTTCAATGCCAGTGCGCGCTACAAGCTCAATGACCGCGCCAGTGTCGGCCTGACCGTGAACAACGTGCTCAACCAGATCAAGCACGATGACTCGGCCGGCTGGCCGTATTACCCGACCGGTAACTATGACCCGTACGGGCGGCAGTGGTGGCTGGATGTGAGTTATCACTTCGGCAGTTGA
- a CDS encoding extracellular solute-binding protein, which translates to MLSRLILFSAFALLSPFSSAAPQPALTVYGEAPKYAADFQHLAYANPNAPKGGTLRRSSLESGPFDHLIPYIDKGTGVADIDGWLYAPLAYRSKDEPYSVYGLVAQQMELDADRRWLRFYLNPKARFDDGTPITAEDVRYTFELFTTQGSLKYRQQFRDVADVVVESPTQVRFNFKNNDSRTLPLDLATLPVLPEHWWRTRNFAEGAGFEIPPGSGPYRISAVDAGRSVKFQRVADWWAKDLPITRGLYNFDHLSVEFFADTDVSRQVLKAGGFDYNREFSATSYTIGYAGAALEQGKLLREHLAPGAAQGSQGFVFNLQKPMFQDRRVRQAIAMLWDFEWSNRQMMRSMYLRQRSYFSHSALSATELPDAEELKILEPWRGKIPDEVFTQVFEAPKTDGSGNIRAEQLQALKLLEAAGWKPRGDQLVNANGEPLQFTFLNGQKGFERLLLPFKRNLAQIGIGFDIRQVDTAQYTNRVRNRDYDMIVVGYPVSQAPGREMFNYFGSDGADDPGSNNYMVLRDPAVDALLEGLVQADNRESLLRHAHALDRVLQWGYYWIPNYYPPGISTVWWNRFGRPATAPLYDAGLDTWWEISPTALTAAQMQQQQKEYAHVGL; encoded by the coding sequence ATGCTATCCAGGCTCATTCTGTTCAGCGCTTTTGCGCTGCTAAGCCCATTCAGTTCGGCCGCCCCGCAACCCGCCCTCACGGTCTACGGCGAAGCCCCCAAATACGCCGCGGACTTTCAACACCTGGCCTACGCCAACCCCAACGCTCCCAAGGGCGGAACGTTGCGCCGCTCTTCACTGGAAAGCGGCCCGTTCGATCACCTGATTCCGTACATCGACAAAGGCACCGGCGTCGCCGACATCGACGGCTGGCTCTACGCGCCGCTGGCCTATCGCAGCAAGGATGAACCCTATAGCGTCTACGGCCTGGTGGCGCAGCAGATGGAACTGGATGCGGATCGCCGCTGGCTGCGTTTCTACCTCAATCCTAAGGCGCGCTTCGACGACGGTACGCCGATCACCGCCGAGGACGTGCGCTACACCTTCGAACTGTTCACCACCCAGGGCAGCCTCAAATATCGCCAGCAGTTTCGTGACGTCGCCGACGTGGTGGTGGAGTCGCCGACGCAAGTGCGCTTCAACTTCAAGAACAACGACAGCCGCACCTTGCCGCTGGATCTGGCGACACTGCCGGTGTTGCCCGAGCACTGGTGGCGTACGCGCAATTTCGCCGAGGGCGCCGGTTTCGAGATCCCTCCGGGCAGTGGCCCGTACCGGATCAGCGCGGTGGATGCCGGGCGCAGCGTGAAATTTCAGCGCGTTGCCGACTGGTGGGCCAAGGACCTGCCGATCACTCGCGGCCTGTATAACTTCGATCACTTGAGCGTCGAGTTCTTCGCCGACACCGATGTTTCCCGGCAAGTGCTCAAGGCTGGCGGCTTCGACTACAACCGCGAGTTTTCCGCGACCAGTTACACCATCGGCTATGCCGGCGCGGCGCTGGAACAGGGCAAATTGCTCCGCGAACATCTGGCGCCGGGTGCCGCGCAGGGCTCGCAGGGCTTTGTGTTCAACCTGCAGAAACCCATGTTTCAGGATCGCCGGGTACGGCAGGCGATCGCCATGCTCTGGGATTTCGAATGGAGCAACCGGCAAATGATGCGCAGCATGTACCTGCGCCAGCGCAGTTACTTCTCGCACAGTGCGTTGTCGGCCACCGAGTTACCGGATGCCGAGGAGCTGAAAATTCTCGAGCCGTGGCGCGGCAAGATCCCCGACGAGGTGTTTACCCAAGTCTTCGAAGCGCCGAAAACCGACGGCAGCGGCAACATCCGCGCCGAGCAGTTGCAGGCCTTGAAGCTGCTGGAAGCCGCCGGCTGGAAACCCCGTGGTGATCAGTTGGTGAATGCCAATGGCGAGCCGCTGCAGTTCACTTTTCTCAACGGTCAGAAGGGTTTTGAACGGCTGCTGCTGCCGTTCAAGCGCAACCTGGCGCAGATCGGCATCGGCTTCGATATCCGCCAGGTCGACACCGCGCAGTACACCAACCGCGTGCGCAATCGCGACTACGACATGATCGTCGTCGGCTACCCGGTGAGTCAGGCGCCGGGGCGCGAGATGTTCAATTACTTCGGCTCCGACGGCGCCGACGATCCCGGCTCGAACAACTACATGGTGCTGCGCGATCCGGCCGTCGATGCCCTGCTCGAGGGTCTGGTGCAGGCCGACAATCGTGAAAGCCTGCTGCGTCATGCTCATGCTTTGGACCGGGTGTTGCAGTGGGGTTATTACTGGATCCCCAATTACTACCCACCGGGGATTTCCACGGTGTGGTGGAACCGTTTCGGCCGCCCGGCGACGGCGCCGTTGTACGACGCCGGACTCGACACCTGGTGGGAAATCAGCCCGACCGCGCTGACGGCCGCGCAGATGCAGCAACAGCAAAAGGAGTACGCCCATGTGGGGTTATAG
- a CDS encoding TonB-dependent receptor — translation MIHFLPVRSRLSLALLLAINTLPAVAADEPTTQLQRVEVTGTAIRRVDAETAVPVTILRVEELREQGVTTTEELVSRISANQSSVGSGRSVGSSSGGASYADLRGIGPNKTLVLLNGRRLSNNATNAINGSGVDLNTIPFAAIDRVEVLRDGASALYGTDAIGGVINFITKTSLTEGQLSTNYDTPTHAGGGESRNFSGSWGFGDLQNDRFNVFGVVSYDKQQRLAAEDRGYTYNYQPVRGLDYTSGTASPANWSQGSNATNPLASSGCNAPGLLARNGICRQSLWNYLDLVPETEKTSAFAKATGKLSDDHNVSLEYFWARNENRTQIGPGTLMGNQVNPGTAFYPGNGITPGPNSFALDPTQPVDVNWRESAVGARQHEDDNTGQRLLLSFDGSVVGWDYNVGASYNQNKVVNSIEAGYVNDRAVSAGIANGIINPFGAQTAAGQALLAANSVDGDYGTAVGRVKAIDGRVSREIGDWFGAGPSALALGGEYRKEDFHQDFAQFAADVQSLGVDPNASVAGDRSVSAQYAEVSVPVLDSLELSAAVRHDKYSDFGSTTNPKYSFRFQPFKELVVRGAYSEGFRAPSLYELYNPNFTTFTVANYNDPRLCAGGNPSNGGIANRDCAQQFYSRTGGNTDLSPETARNVTLGFVYQPFERLTTGLDFWWINIANQIAEFPESAVFENPELYPDRLIRKPDGSIDHIVTGLANLGKIKTNGVDVSFDYRLPSTPYGNFGIGLQGTYVSRYEYQQQLKGDYIDKLGDFRGGDFSSAGAVARWRHSLTGSWNYGPYGVALTNRYTSGYHDSDRETHDYVGSYNVWDLAGTYTWRKTLSVTLGAKNLFDREPPFSNQTYTFQSGYDPKYSDPFGRTLYTRVNYKF, via the coding sequence ATGATCCATTTTTTACCCGTTCGATCTCGTTTGAGCCTGGCCTTGCTGCTGGCAATCAACACCTTGCCGGCGGTCGCCGCTGACGAGCCGACAACTCAGCTGCAACGAGTCGAGGTCACCGGCACGGCGATTCGCCGGGTCGATGCTGAAACGGCGGTGCCGGTCACCATTCTGCGAGTTGAAGAACTGCGCGAGCAGGGCGTGACCACCACCGAAGAACTGGTGAGCCGGATTTCCGCAAACCAGTCATCTGTCGGCTCGGGGCGTTCGGTGGGTTCGAGCAGCGGCGGTGCGTCGTATGCGGATTTACGTGGCATCGGCCCGAACAAGACGCTGGTGCTGCTCAATGGTCGGCGGCTGAGCAACAACGCGACCAATGCGATCAATGGTTCCGGGGTTGACCTGAATACCATCCCTTTCGCCGCCATCGATCGTGTCGAGGTACTGCGTGACGGCGCCTCGGCGCTTTACGGCACCGATGCGATCGGCGGGGTGATCAACTTCATCACCAAGACCAGCCTCACCGAAGGGCAGCTCAGCACCAACTACGACACGCCGACCCATGCCGGCGGTGGTGAAAGTCGTAATTTCAGCGGCAGTTGGGGCTTTGGCGATTTGCAGAATGACCGTTTCAACGTGTTCGGCGTGGTCAGTTATGACAAGCAGCAACGCCTGGCTGCCGAGGATCGTGGCTACACCTACAACTATCAGCCTGTACGCGGCCTCGACTACACCTCCGGCACTGCATCACCGGCGAACTGGAGCCAAGGCAGCAACGCCACCAACCCGCTGGCCAGTTCCGGCTGCAACGCCCCGGGCCTGTTGGCGCGTAATGGTATCTGCCGCCAGAGTCTGTGGAACTACCTCGATCTGGTGCCGGAAACCGAGAAGACCTCGGCCTTCGCCAAAGCCACCGGCAAGCTTTCGGACGACCACAACGTCAGCCTCGAATACTTCTGGGCGCGCAACGAAAACCGCACGCAGATCGGTCCCGGCACGTTGATGGGTAACCAGGTCAATCCCGGCACGGCGTTTTATCCCGGCAACGGCATTACCCCAGGCCCGAACAGCTTCGCTCTCGACCCGACGCAACCGGTCGATGTGAACTGGCGCGAAAGCGCTGTCGGCGCCCGTCAGCATGAAGACGACAACACCGGGCAGCGTTTGCTGCTGAGCTTTGACGGCAGCGTGGTCGGTTGGGACTACAACGTCGGTGCGTCGTACAACCAGAACAAAGTGGTCAATAGCATCGAGGCCGGCTATGTCAACGACCGCGCCGTCAGCGCCGGCATTGCCAATGGCATCATCAACCCGTTCGGTGCGCAGACGGCTGCCGGGCAGGCGCTGCTGGCAGCCAACTCCGTAGATGGCGATTACGGCACGGCGGTCGGCCGCGTGAAGGCGATTGACGGGCGTGTCAGCCGCGAGATCGGTGACTGGTTCGGTGCCGGCCCTTCGGCGCTGGCGCTGGGTGGCGAATACCGCAAGGAAGATTTCCATCAGGACTTCGCCCAGTTCGCCGCCGACGTGCAGAGCCTGGGTGTCGACCCCAATGCCAGTGTCGCCGGGGATCGCAGCGTCTCGGCGCAGTACGCCGAGGTCAGCGTGCCGGTGCTCGACAGCCTCGAATTGTCCGCCGCCGTGCGCCACGACAAGTACAGCGATTTTGGCAGCACCACCAACCCGAAATACTCGTTCCGCTTCCAGCCGTTCAAGGAACTGGTGGTGCGTGGCGCCTACAGTGAAGGTTTCCGCGCGCCGTCACTGTACGAGTTGTACAACCCCAACTTCACCACATTCACGGTCGCCAACTACAACGACCCTCGGCTGTGCGCAGGCGGCAACCCGAGCAACGGCGGGATCGCCAACCGTGACTGCGCCCAGCAGTTCTACAGCCGAACCGGTGGCAACACTGACCTGAGCCCGGAAACCGCACGCAACGTTACCCTCGGCTTCGTCTATCAGCCGTTCGAACGCCTGACCACCGGGCTGGATTTCTGGTGGATCAACATCGCCAACCAGATCGCGGAGTTCCCGGAATCGGCGGTGTTCGAGAACCCGGAGCTGTACCCGGACCGCCTGATTCGCAAGCCTGACGGTTCCATCGATCACATCGTCACGGGCCTGGCCAACCTCGGCAAGATCAAGACCAATGGTGTCGATGTCAGCTTCGACTATCGTTTGCCGAGCACTCCGTACGGCAACTTCGGGATCGGCCTGCAGGGCACTTATGTCAGTCGGTACGAGTACCAGCAGCAGCTCAAGGGCGACTACATCGACAAGCTCGGCGATTTCCGCGGCGGCGACTTTTCCTCGGCCGGTGCCGTGGCTCGTTGGCGCCACAGCCTGACCGGCAGCTGGAACTACGGCCCCTACGGCGTGGCGCTGACCAACCGCTACACCAGCGGCTACCACGACTCCGATCGCGAAACCCACGATTACGTTGGCTCGTACAACGTCTGGGATCTGGCTGGCACCTACACCTGGCGCAAAACCCTGAGCGTGACCCTCGGCGCGAAGAACCTGTTCGATCGTGAGCCACCGTTCAGCAACCAGACCTACACCTTCCAGAGCGGCTACGACCCGAAATACAGCGACCCGTTCGGCCGGACGCTGTACACGCGGGTCAATTACAAGTTCTGA
- a CDS encoding sigma-70 family RNA polymerase sigma factor — MGDVQNPHYRMIGQMFQKDYRWLCAAVGRTLGCPHSAQDIASETFLRVLALPDPTAIREPRALLTTIARRLVYEGWRRQDLERAYLESLALAPEPVHPSPEERALVIEALLAVDRLLNGLSAKAKAAFLYHQLDGLTYSEIGERLGVSTSRVQQYMVEAFKRCYQAMQA; from the coding sequence ATGGGTGATGTTCAAAACCCGCATTACCGGATGATTGGGCAAATGTTCCAAAAGGACTATCGCTGGCTGTGCGCTGCCGTTGGCCGCACGCTGGGTTGCCCGCACAGTGCACAAGACATCGCATCGGAAACCTTTCTACGGGTGTTGGCCCTGCCGGACCCGACCGCCATTCGCGAGCCGCGGGCGCTGCTGACCACCATCGCCCGGCGGCTGGTCTATGAAGGCTGGCGCCGCCAGGACCTGGAACGCGCCTATCTGGAAAGCCTGGCGCTGGCGCCGGAACCGGTGCATCCATCGCCGGAGGAGCGGGCGCTGGTGATCGAGGCGCTGCTGGCGGTCGATCGCCTGCTCAACGGTTTGTCAGCCAAGGCCAAAGCCGCGTTTCTCTACCATCAGCTCGACGGTTTGACCTACAGCGAAATCGGCGAACGGCTGGGGGTTTCCACCAGCCGGGTGCAGCAGTACATGGTCGAGGCCTTCAAGCGTTGCTATCAGGCGATGCAGGCATGA
- a CDS encoding RES domain-containing protein: MNPLPWDEHWYAWRLDPEIYGGTWDSGMGSNLNGGRWNIPGRRVVYASVDPSSAILEVAANRSFDALDSERYVLTCFEVISEAKVKIVQPEEVPNPYWLSPAKPSPNQQLFADALLAEHPFVLIPSAATRHSWNLLVSCELAEGQFRMVSQERFGLDTRLLKERELA; encoded by the coding sequence ATGAATCCCTTGCCCTGGGACGAGCATTGGTATGCCTGGCGGCTGGACCCCGAGATTTACGGAGGGACGTGGGACAGCGGGATGGGTTCGAATCTCAATGGTGGCCGATGGAACATACCCGGGCGGCGAGTCGTTTATGCATCAGTCGATCCGTCCTCGGCGATTCTGGAGGTGGCAGCCAATCGCAGTTTTGATGCGCTCGACAGCGAACGTTATGTACTCACGTGCTTTGAGGTCATCAGCGAAGCAAAGGTGAAAATCGTCCAGCCGGAGGAGGTGCCGAATCCTTACTGGTTGAGCCCGGCAAAGCCTTCACCCAATCAACAACTGTTTGCCGATGCGTTACTCGCTGAGCATCCGTTTGTACTGATCCCCTCGGCGGCGACCCGGCACTCTTGGAATTTGCTGGTGAGCTGCGAATTGGCAGAGGGGCAGTTCAGGATGGTTTCCCAAGAGCGGTTTGGGCTGGATACCCGGTTGCTGAAGGAGCGGGAACTGGCTTGA